In Dissulfuribacter thermophilus, a genomic segment contains:
- the cobO gene encoding cob(I)yrinic acid a,c-diamide adenosyltransferase gives MDRGFIHVYTGNGKGKTTAALGLGIRALGAGLKVLLVQFLKKGDFSEIRFLGSQPNIEIRQFGTGKFVKGRPSKEDVEEAERGIKEIKDLLNSGKFDVVILDEANIAVKYGLIDLETIIDLIEARPKGTEIILTGRGADPKIIELADLVTEMQEIKHYFKKGVYARIGIEK, from the coding sequence ATGGACAGAGGATTTATACACGTTTACACAGGAAATGGAAAAGGCAAAACAACTGCTGCCCTGGGTCTTGGCATTAGGGCACTTGGTGCTGGTTTAAAGGTATTATTAGTTCAATTTCTAAAAAAAGGTGATTTTAGTGAGATCCGATTTCTGGGTTCTCAACCGAACATTGAGATAAGACAGTTCGGAACTGGGAAGTTTGTTAAAGGCCGCCCTTCAAAAGAAGATGTAGAAGAGGCAGAAAGAGGCATCAAAGAAATAAAGGATCTTTTGAATTCTGGTAAGTTTGATGTAGTCATTCTGGACGAGGCCAACATTGCCGTCAAATATGGCTTAATTGATCTAGAAACAATTATAGATTTAATAGAGGCACGTCCAAAGGGGACAGAAATCATTTTAACTGGCAGAGGAGCTGATCCCAAAATCATTGAACTGGCAGATCTTGTAACGGAAATGCAGGAGATTAAACACTACTTTAAAAAAGGAGTTTATGCGAGAATAGGTATCGAAAAATAA